The genome window GAAAACGcccaagaaatattttattgcctGTTTATGCCGcctttgtttttctttattcaaattaaaatatttcgtcgttACCTCGCAACAGACTGTACAATGTATATCTTTGcttaaaaaataacgaaacacGAGCAACTTCAAATATCTCGACGTATCCtgcaaaatgataaaattgtcAGATGgggtattttaattaaaaagaagagaatacTCGGTGAATatcattgaaattataaaaaaacaaTGCTTTTTATTTAGTTCGGATAGTACAGTTTCGGTATTGGGTATACTTCGAGTAACGTTAGAAATACAAGCGACCAATATGATTCGTAGGCGAGAAAATGACAAATGGGCTGAGACGTTTTCCACCGCTGAAGCATACATATTCAAATGCGGCAGGAACAACAGTCGAGATCTCGGAAAATCTACTTCGTCGAAAAGAGATTGAGTCAAGCTGCTCGAGGATCGTTTGCGATAGAAGTAGCTCTTATCATTGCAGttcgaaaatggaaaatggcATTGTCTCCGTGATATATTCCATGATGGAAAGTCGGTTTGTTTCCTTGAACTCGTTGCTCGGCAATATAGCGAATTTCCAAGGCGTCCTCTCCAATTTCCATCTCAACAAATCGTTGAACCATACTCGCGACgaagataatttaaattcgAATCGAGACGACGCAAAAAATAAAAGGCTAAAATCGCAGAGAAACAATTGGATTGCACTTCCGCCGAATACGAACGCTTACGACGATGGTGAGCACGACGTTCCCGGCGAAAATCGTGTTTCCGTTGGCGAACAGTGTATTAACGTGCACGAAACGAGGCATTCGATAATCGTGGACAGAGAAAAGAACGATTATCTGTTGATCGGGGGTTCTGTTAGCGGCCAATCTCGAGAATTATCGAGAAACGGGTTCAAACGACCATATCATACACGTAGAAGCATATTGATAAGAAGCCGACTGAAAAGTTTGGCAAACTCGAGACACGAGAATCTGCGTCCTTTCACGATCTTCAAGCGATTGAagggaaataaaatagttGCGTCTCAAACAGGTTTGCAAGCTCAACATCGACTAAAAGCTAGACAAAGATTTTTAGCTTTGCCTGGAATACCCGAGGATGTGGAGACGTTAAGCAACGGTAAACACGCTAATGCGTTTGTAACGACGAATAGCGCATCTGAGAACGTAATAACGCAGCAGAATAGTAAACGTAATAATTGCGACGCTGTTACTGATTGCTCCGCTCTTTCCAATGATCGTTGCTCGACAGAAAAGCAGCAGGTAATCAACGGTTCTCTCAAGGGGATGGTAGTAAATGAACAGATATAGCTTGAACGAATATCACGATTTTATTAGCGTTTGGcagtaaagtataacgttggaGATTAAATGGAGAAATAATGACATAAGAACAAACGAATATCGTATAGATTTGCTTTTGtgcgaaatgaaattttctcccttttttgaAAGTTGTACTTCTCTGCAACATCGTACAAATGCTCTTTAATCGTTTGGTGTCTTTGACCCAATcgtatcgataaaaaaaaagaaaaaaaaaaaaagacgcaAACTTTACGTATCAGTGTACACACGATGTATAAATGATCCTcttaaagagagaaagaaaaacattgTCAATAGGCGAATATACACGTTTGTCACATAGTTGGAAATAATTGTAACCGGTGAGCGAATACAGTACACCTTCCTCCGTTTTATTAATCGTTAATTTGCTTCGTTTAACTGTTATCTCTGATCGATGAACCACAGTTTATAGCTGTGGTCAGCTGTCTACTGAGAATCTTTAGAATCGGTAATGTATACTTTGTAACAACGAGGTCAAACGCTCTTCTACACCCTCAAAATCATACGGGTCGAATTTTCTTGGAGGCCAGAATGAAAACTTTCTTAATGTAAATTCATTTCACGTGCACTGCCATGCACGCGCATTGTCACACTCATCCACGTCAACGCAAAGGCATTCAGTTCTTCAGACATTTCAGATTCAAATACATCCGTGCATTGTAAACTATAGTCTGTCCAAGATCAATTGGTTGATCAAGATCATCGTAGAAAGAGAAACCCCACACCGTATCCGAATACCAATATAACGCTGATttcgttcttcgtttctcGTCTTAAAGTCATAAATATAGAAACACGTGAACTtacattttgtattaaaaaaaagaaagaaaaaaaaaagagaaaaaaaaataaaagaaaaatcgaagcGTTTGATAGCtttagaaaagaagaataccTCGCTTGTTAGTTTATCCAGAGTCAAGGATGTAACTTtgaataatcaataaattttGGACAAACTTTAGCGAACTCATCCGAATCATGAATATcgtataatttgttattcaatatgtatatatatatatattaaatttcttacaaaCTAACAAACTTAtcataagtaaaaaataaacgaatctAACACACTGGTCGCACTCACAAAAGCTTAATGCTGATCTGTAACAAAATCTCGCTTATATGTTAAATTACACAGGATAATTATGAAGTAACGTTTGTCACACCACACTGTAAATACGATGCGgcttaaaaaagatataacaaaATGTAGGGTTTCGATATTCAATGTAGAAACGTGAGAAATACCAAAGCAAGGGGAGAACCGACATTCGATATGGATTACGTTGGATGTGAAATATGCATCCATGAATGTCGTCATAGTCGCAAATAGAGGTCGACAAATGTAGTATCATCGAAAAAACGTTAGGTACTGGATTAGAGccatatacattatattacatgCTATCGAAGTTATAAACGGACTGGTACGCTTATAAATACGCTACATATTTATTACGACTATTCTACTACTCAAACTAGTACGCACTTTCGCGAAACAGATTCGGTCTATCGTTAAAGATTATTATCGGTCTTACAAAGCTCGGTTCAGTCATGACGGTCTTTCTTTCGGATACTATTGCAAGTAATGAAAAAATGCGAGGAACTGAGTACATTGGCTTTGATTTCGGATAATAAGTCTCTGCGTATATGATTCTGAtagaaattatgtaaattagaTCCAAAACCTGATATCAAGTAACAAACTTTGTATACCAATCTTTCGGTTTTCATAGCGAACCAAGAAACTATCTCTTCAACATTTGTcatattcttttctatttcgcTTGAAACTACCTATCCTCTACGAATAAATATCATTAGTCCGTTATAACCATTGGAGAAAGTATTAAATAAGTGGTGGTTCCTATATTACAGAAGGAAGATAGAACAACACGAAACGCCTACGgtttaattactttaaatatgtaattatccaatccttttttttttctatatcatTGCGTTAGGTAGTACAATTGAAATATGGACATTCGGATAGTTATGTAAAGTAACCattttaaaaactaaaaacGAAAACATATAGACAATTCTTGTTAAATCTTCTAACCAATATCAATCTGTGtattggaaatattaattcttcttatttttcccATTCTGATAACCGGAtatgtacaaaagtatttacaaATACATTTACATCACTAATATATAGTCAAATATCTCAGGGGCAACTTAAATAATCATGTATAATAGTCTGCAATAatttagttaaaaattaatacttcCTATGACAAatctttgattaaaaaaaacgTATACGACTAACAAGTACTTGTAATCTACAATCACTATAATACGATACAAACATCTCTCTGACAAACCGTCGACGATAAAAATCTAGTTaccttttttctgttctacCGTTACACGTAAgtgaaaaaattccaatatatCCATCCTTATACAAGTTAAGTCCAAAAGATTACTTTGTAATAAGTATTTATCATGAATAATTACGTctcattttctttaaattcagTTCAATGTAAGGCGCTTCTTACACCTGGAAATATTTCTCGAGTCATGACAATGACGAAAATTGCTCGAAAAACCGCGAGATTAAGCAGCTTTATAACGACTTCCATACTCGACCTCACAAAAACACGacaatgaaagaaaagaactaaaaacaaaaataattaaaaaaggaaaaataattgtattgtATCCTTTCAAGTGTTACCTGAATTTCGCATGTACAAGTTGAACTTCTTTCGTTCAAGAATTACAACTTGGCCAAAGGCACGATcgatgtatattaatttatatggaaagtatttttgtaaaagaatatgaaaatcaaagaaacgtctttaaaaataaaaataataataatgtaacaataaatacaaGCAACGCAGATTCTACTtttgtacaataaaaaatgtacaatagaaaattgctttttgtAGCAAAAGTATTTAGAGCCACTACCTTTGACCCtgacttaaaaaaaaaaaaaaaaaaatctcgaAAATTCTAATTCCTTCTTTTGTGTCTTTTCTACTTTAATCTACGAATAATAAGTagcatttcttctttttcttttttcttttctttaattcaCACCTTTGGTGTACTCGGCTTTCAGTTGACCCAGCACtaattttatatcgtaaaaaGTAGGTCGGTTTTCAGGTTGTAAGTCCCATGCCTGGTAAAGAACATTTACTTCGTAACAACGTACaacataatttttaagtatatatatatcatagaaaatttgtatacatACTTGTCTCATGATATCGTAAACTTCGTGAGGACAACCATCAGGTGGCTCCATCTTATATCCCTTTTCCACGCACTTCACAACGTCGGCTAGTGGCTGAAATCAACagtgaagaaaataaatgtgGATTACTTTAACACAGACGATAGTCCAACAAGAAAACATACATAGAACTCTACTCACAATTCGTGGATATGGTACACGTCCAAAGGAATAGATCTCCCACAAGAGTATTCCAAAACTCCACATATCAGACTTATTTGAAAACTTCTGAAATCAAGAAATTGCAAATTGCGTATATACATGAATATTGTCGTTAAAATTGGACATTGTGGAATCGTTATTTCACAACTTGATATTTACATTTTGCTTTAAAGCCTCTGGTGCAGTCCATTTGATGGGCAGCTTCCCTCCTTCgagagaaaaattttcgtcccGTGCCAAACCGAAATCCGACACTTTCGCGGAGTTATCCTCCGCGACGAGAACGTTTCTCGCGGCCAGATCTCTGTGCACTACGTGTCTGGATTCTAAATACGCCATGCCTGCGCACGTGTCGCTGAAGGGGAACAAAATGCATATTTAAAACCAGCCCTCTCTGACACACGAGACGATATAATTTATGCGAAGTGTAACGGCGCCCTGATTTCAACGAAGCTTCGTAgataaacagaaaatattttacctcTTGCGTTCAATCAACTTCTGTCAAATTTACTTTCGATAAATTAAGCTTTGACTCAATTTCAAGTAATATTAGTACATGCTACTTATTTCAAGATCGCGTCAGTACTACTTATTATTACAATAGCATTGGATTATCTGTCACATGTATCAATTTAActtttgtttcaacgtgtaGAAAGACATAATATCTTAAGAAGAATTTTAACCAAGactatatattttgtatctttatttAACAACAGAGAAACAACGATTGAGCCAAACTACAATGGTCCAAAGAACGTAGCACAATATTTTTAgatcaaagaagaaaatctTTGTCATCGAATCAGAATCAAGACAAGTATTCGTGCATATTGTTCACTCgcattttcaaatgaaatttctggAAATTTTGTAACAACGGAAAAATACGATTGAGTTGAAAACGAGGCGAAGAACGCAGCACGCGCAAACTTTAAGAGGACATGGCGAGTAGGTCGCGTACCAGCATGGAGAACGCGAGCAAAATACCACtcgtatttctgtatttcgCAAACTATTCGATATCTACGCAAACGAGCATCCGTCTATATGCAAAGTTTCGAAGAAATCAGCGCGTGACACCTCGCGTGTTTCCCCAGCGAAGCATAAATCCAGCTGCATCCGTGCTTTTTACGTACTACGCGAAGTTGATCTGATCCTTCTTGGAAACGTGCAGTCTCCCTCTTGATCTCAGGTAATCCACCAGGGATCCTTTACTCATATATTCCGTAACCAGGTACATGTGTTGATTATTGAAAACAAGGCCGAGCAGTTTGACCAGATTGTCGTGGATCAGCGAAGTCATGAGACTCGCCTCGGCCAGAAACCTCTGCGCCGCCTCGCTGTTGTCTTTCAGCATTTTCACGGCGACCCTTTCGCCCCGATAAACGCCCAGCAACACGTCACCGAACTCTCCTTTGCCGATACACTCCCTCAATTCAAGCTCGTGGGTCTGTATAACCCAACCAGCATCGATGAACGCCTTTAGATCCACGCAGAAGTCCTGTTTGCCCTGTTTAGGCAGAGATTTGGTGAGCTGCGTGCACAATCCATCGGCATCCTGCTCGTAATGCTCGACCAGCAAGGCcagattttcaaaaaattcttcttcgtCGATAGTTAATTGTTTGTTCGTGTATTGCACTCTGTAATGTTGGACACGGCCCTCGTAGCACACGCACAGCGTATAATCGCCGGGGAAATTCGTCGACTCCCGGACTAGGAACAGGCCGTCCTCGCGCGGCCGCAACAATCGTTCGGCAGTTTCCCTCGATATCTTCCCGTGGAACCATCTAACACCAACGGATAATCACGAGATTGCGTGAAATGAAA of Bombus fervidus isolate BK054 chromosome 1, iyBomFerv1, whole genome shotgun sequence contains these proteins:
- the LOC139989878 gene encoding tyrosine-protein kinase CSK is translated as MPTYHNAGGGYPNVSAPARQAKLDGNQNHHTIPSNVTSHPLIQNSTQHNVPSNLSTSNIPSHPVSPTMTTHSNVTSANITSHMNTGSPPVILTSNVTNPSNPAALSANPRHEVKLNAMPWFHGKISRETAERLLRPREDGLFLVRESTNFPGDYTLCVCYEGRVQHYRVQYTNKQLTIDEEEFFENLALLVEHYEQDADGLCTQLTKSLPKQGKQDFCVDLKAFIDAGWVIQTHELELRECIGKGEFGDVLLGVYRGERVAVKMLKDNSEAAQRFLAEASLMTSLIHDNLVKLLGLVFNNQHMYLVTEYMSKGSLVDYLRSRGRLHVSKKDQINFAYDTCAGMAYLESRHVVHRDLAARNVLVAEDNSAKVSDFGLARDENFSLEGGKLPIKWTAPEALKQNKFSNKSDMWSFGILLWEIYSFGRVPYPRIPLADVVKCVEKGYKMEPPDGCPHEVYDIMRQAWDLQPENRPTFYDIKLVLGQLKAEYTKGVN